One genomic segment of Intestinimonas butyriciproducens includes these proteins:
- a CDS encoding cytochrome c biogenesis protein CcdA encodes MGFSIETGVSAVTVFLQGVLSFFSPCVLPLVPLYIGYLSGGARTVEPDGSVRYRRRRVLGNTFFFVLGVSFAFFLLGLGFTAAGRFFSRYQSLFTRAGGILVVLFGLYQLGILGQSRLIASEHRLPFRLDRFTMGPLAALLLGFTFSFAWTPCVGPALASVLLLASSAASAARGFALIGLYTLGFTLPFLAAGLFTGTLLDFFKQHQKVVRYTVKAGGVLMVLMGVMMFTGWMNGVSSYLSRFGAAGTPPAAGSPSSPAVTASPTPSPSVHPESTASPAPVPSPDFTLYDQNGVEHTLSDYQGKTVFLNFWATWCPPCKAEMPDIQALYEDWGENGGEVIVLGVANPKTDDFPYNQDVTREEVETFLSDGGYTYPVVMDLTGDVFSAYGIRAFPTTFMIAPDGSAFGYVQGGISRKIMDSIVEQTRTGVREAQK; translated from the coding sequence ATGGGCTTTTCCATTGAGACCGGCGTCTCCGCCGTCACCGTCTTTCTCCAGGGGGTTCTGAGCTTTTTCTCCCCCTGTGTCCTGCCCCTGGTTCCCCTCTATATCGGCTATCTCTCCGGGGGTGCCAGGACCGTGGAGCCGGACGGCTCGGTCCGCTACCGCCGGAGGCGGGTGCTGGGGAACACCTTTTTCTTCGTCCTGGGGGTGTCCTTCGCCTTCTTCCTTCTGGGCCTGGGCTTTACCGCCGCGGGCCGGTTCTTCTCCCGGTATCAGTCCCTCTTCACCCGGGCGGGCGGCATTCTGGTGGTCCTCTTCGGCCTCTACCAGCTGGGCATTCTTGGGCAGTCCCGGCTCATCGCCTCCGAACACCGCCTCCCCTTCCGGCTGGACCGCTTCACCATGGGGCCACTGGCCGCCCTGCTGCTGGGTTTCACCTTTTCCTTTGCCTGGACTCCCTGCGTGGGGCCCGCCCTGGCCTCGGTGCTGCTGCTGGCCTCCTCCGCCGCCTCTGCGGCCAGGGGGTTTGCCCTCATCGGGCTCTATACCCTGGGCTTCACTCTGCCCTTTCTGGCCGCAGGCCTCTTCACCGGCACTCTGCTGGACTTTTTCAAGCAGCACCAGAAGGTGGTGCGGTATACCGTCAAGGCGGGCGGCGTCCTCATGGTGCTCATGGGCGTCATGATGTTCACCGGTTGGATGAACGGCGTGTCCTCTTACCTTTCCCGCTTCGGCGCCGCCGGGACGCCTCCGGCCGCCGGGAGCCCATCCTCTCCCGCCGTCACGGCCTCCCCCACGCCTTCGCCCTCCGTCCATCCGGAATCCACGGCCTCCCCGGCCCCGGTTCCGTCCCCCGACTTTACCCTGTACGACCAGAACGGCGTGGAGCACACCCTGTCCGACTACCAGGGCAAGACCGTCTTTCTCAATTTCTGGGCCACTTGGTGCCCACCCTGCAAGGCGGAGATGCCCGACATCCAGGCCCTCTATGAGGACTGGGGTGAGAACGGCGGGGAGGTGATCGTCCTGGGGGTGGCCAATCCCAAGACTGACGATTTCCCCTATAACCAGGACGTCACCCGTGAGGAGGTGGAGACCTTCCTCAGTGACGGCGGCTACACCTATCCGGTGGTGATGGACCTCACTGGGGACGTCTTTTCCGCCTATGGCATCCGCGCCTTCCCCACCACCTTCATGATCGCCCCGGACGGCAGCGCCTTCGGCTATGTCCAGGGGGGCATCAGCCGGAAGATCATGGACAGCATTGTAGAGCAGACCCGCACCGGCGTCCGCGAAGCGCAAAAATAG
- a CDS encoding GNAT family N-acetyltransferase, with translation MDVRLIQINEDNFIDAFNLKLEEEQELFVSHPIRSLAQAYVYYKQCTPFGIYDGDKIVGYVMVIYDYDIPEYDIWHMMIDKSEQGKGYGKIALQKVIDYIREKPFGNSDRIALTCNKRNQVALKIYKEAGFEPTGNSDGDEIELAIQLS, from the coding sequence ATGGATGTTCGTTTAATACAGATAAATGAAGATAATTTTATCGATGCATTTAATTTGAAACTGGAGGAAGAACAGGAACTATTTGTTTCACATCCTATTAGAAGCCTCGCGCAGGCATATGTGTATTATAAACAATGTACTCCATTTGGAATATATGATGGAGATAAAATAGTGGGATATGTAATGGTCATTTATGATTATGACATCCCAGAATATGATATATGGCATATGATGATTGATAAGTCTGAACAGGGTAAGGGATATGGGAAAATTGCATTACAGAAAGTGATTGATTATATTCGCGAAAAACCTTTTGGAAATTCTGATCGTATAGCACTCACCTGTAATAAAAGGAATCAGGTTGCTCTGAAAATATATAAAGAAGCAGGATTTGAGCCAACAGGAAATAGTGATGGAGATGAGATTGAACTTGCCATCCAATTAAGTTAA
- a CDS encoding thioredoxin family protein has protein sequence MELFKKKRAETNTRRCEGSGAGRASAGIKVLGSGCAKCNALEASVRAALTELGMDAAVDHVTDFAQIASYGVMTTPALVVDGQVVSCGRVLKKEEAKELIQRARS, from the coding sequence ATGGAACTGTTCAAAAAAAAGAGAGCGGAAACAAATACGCGCCGCTGCGAAGGCAGCGGCGCCGGGAGGGCAAGCGCGGGAATCAAGGTGCTGGGATCCGGATGCGCAAAGTGCAATGCGCTGGAGGCGTCCGTCCGCGCCGCATTGACAGAACTTGGCATGGATGCCGCTGTGGACCATGTGACGGACTTTGCACAGATCGCTTCCTATGGAGTGATGACCACGCCGGCCCTGGTGGTGGATGGACAGGTGGTGTCCTGCGGCAGAGTGCTGAAGAAAGAGGAGGCAAAAGAGCTCATCCAACGGGCCAGGAGCTGA
- a CDS encoding M55 family metallopeptidase codes for MKVFISADIEGTCGITDWAETERCTMDDYKPFQKQMTREVKAACKGALDAGAGEIFLKDAHDSARNIDAAELPECIRILRGWTGDPLSMMSGLDRDDYGAVLFTGYHAWASCPGNPLSHTMNLRNEHVLLNGVRASEFLINAYTAGYYGVPAVFLSGDEELCAFAREFIPEIVAVPVNRGVGGGVISIHPDVAVERIRAGAKEAVHRGAKCKVPMPERFDSEIRFREHRTAYSKSFYPGARLEDGKSVCFSTDDWYEMLRFYHFVLSDG; via the coding sequence TTGAAGGTATTTATCAGCGCCGATATCGAGGGTACCTGCGGGATCACCGACTGGGCGGAGACCGAGCGGTGTACCATGGACGACTACAAGCCCTTTCAGAAGCAGATGACCCGGGAGGTCAAGGCCGCCTGCAAGGGGGCCCTGGACGCGGGGGCCGGGGAGATCTTCCTCAAGGACGCCCACGACTCCGCCCGGAACATCGACGCCGCGGAGCTGCCCGAGTGCATCCGGATCCTCCGGGGCTGGACGGGAGACCCCCTGTCCATGATGTCCGGCTTGGACAGGGACGACTACGGCGCCGTCCTCTTCACCGGCTATCACGCCTGGGCCTCCTGCCCCGGCAATCCCCTCTCCCACACCATGAACCTGCGCAACGAGCATGTGCTCCTCAACGGTGTGCGGGCCAGCGAGTTCCTCATCAACGCCTATACCGCCGGATATTACGGCGTGCCTGCGGTATTCCTCTCCGGCGACGAGGAGCTGTGCGCCTTTGCCCGTGAGTTCATCCCCGAGATCGTGGCCGTGCCGGTCAACCGGGGCGTGGGCGGTGGCGTGATCTCCATCCACCCCGACGTGGCCGTGGAACGCATCCGGGCGGGAGCCAAGGAGGCGGTGCATCGGGGCGCCAAGTGCAAGGTGCCCATGCCGGAGCGGTTCGACAGCGAGATCCGATTCCGGGAGCACCGGACGGCCTACTCCAAGAGCTTTTACCCCGGGGCGCGGCTGGAAGATGGAAAGAGCGTGTGCTTCTCCACCGACGACTGGTATGAGATGCTGCGGTTCTACCACTTCGTGCTCAGTGACGGCTGA
- a CDS encoding RNA polymerase sigma factor, which yields MKPPLKMLIEKYRNNLYTAAFNVCKNAQDAEDVVQDTFLQYWSQKKEFETEQHIRAWLLRVAINKAKNKNNTFFRRNALPLEDYMETLAFQSEESSELFEAVMKLPEKYRIVVHLFYYEDYSVKEIADILKITPGNVKVRLSRGRMSLRNTLKEAWEDDE from the coding sequence ATGAAACCACCCCTCAAGATGCTGATTGAAAAATATCGGAACAATCTCTATACAGCGGCATTTAACGTATGTAAAAATGCGCAGGATGCCGAGGATGTTGTTCAGGATACCTTTCTTCAGTATTGGTCCCAGAAAAAAGAATTTGAGACGGAGCAGCATATCCGTGCGTGGCTGCTCCGCGTGGCGATCAACAAGGCGAAGAACAAGAACAATACTTTTTTCAGGCGAAACGCGCTCCCGCTGGAGGACTACATGGAAACCCTGGCCTTCCAGTCGGAGGAGTCGTCGGAATTGTTTGAGGCGGTGATGAAACTCCCGGAAAAGTATCGTATCGTGGTCCACTTGTTTTACTATGAAGATTATTCGGTAAAGGAAATTGCGGACATTCTGAAAATAACGCCGGGCAATGTGAAGGTCAGGCTGTCACGCGGAAGGATGTCGCTCCGCAACACATTGAAGGAGGCATGGGAAGATGACGAATAG
- a CDS encoding NYN domain-containing protein — MEQSNDQSLRLAVLIDADNASRTAMRDVMAEIAVYGTPTIKRIYGDWTTPNMASWKPILLENAITPIQQYSYTTGKNSTDSAMIIDAMDILYTGQCDGFVLVSSDSDFTRLATRLREAGKKVIGMGEKKTPSPFIVACDKFIYIEVIRAAAKDKAAKPEPAPEPEAVPAPAEGTKAGKKGKKKAAPEPPAAPEPEPAPEEPQRKVPPEIEELIAGALDMIADEDGYAFMGELGNLLIRQQPDFDPRNYGFSKLTQLIKSLDRFEVDVRQTSNPHTKHIFLRDKKRK; from the coding sequence ATGGAGCAGTCAAACGACCAGAGCCTGCGCCTGGCGGTGCTCATTGACGCGGACAACGCCTCCCGGACCGCCATGCGGGACGTGATGGCCGAGATCGCCGTCTACGGTACCCCCACCATCAAGCGCATCTACGGGGACTGGACCACCCCCAATATGGCCTCCTGGAAGCCGATCCTGCTGGAGAACGCCATCACCCCCATCCAGCAGTACAGCTATACCACCGGAAAGAACTCCACTGATTCGGCTATGATCATCGACGCCATGGACATCCTCTATACCGGACAGTGCGACGGTTTCGTACTGGTGTCCAGTGATTCCGACTTCACCCGTCTGGCCACCCGGCTGCGTGAGGCGGGCAAGAAGGTCATCGGCATGGGGGAGAAGAAGACGCCCAGTCCCTTCATCGTGGCCTGTGACAAGTTCATCTATATCGAGGTCATTCGGGCCGCCGCCAAGGACAAGGCGGCTAAGCCGGAGCCCGCGCCGGAACCGGAGGCGGTGCCCGCCCCGGCGGAGGGGACCAAGGCGGGCAAGAAGGGAAAGAAGAAGGCGGCCCCGGAGCCCCCCGCCGCGCCGGAACCGGAGCCCGCTCCGGAGGAACCGCAGAGGAAGGTCCCGCCGGAGATCGAGGAGCTGATCGCCGGCGCCCTGGATATGATCGCCGACGAAGACGGATACGCCTTTATGGGGGAGCTGGGAAACCTGCTGATCCGGCAGCAGCCGGATTTTGATCCCCGGAACTACGGTTTTTCCAAACTGACCCAGCTCATCAAGAGCCTGGACCGCTTCGAGGTGGACGTGCGGCAGACGTCGAACCCCCATACGAAGCACATCTTCCTGCGGGACAAGAAGCGGAAGTAG